atttaaaatgatgtcaaaggggccagccccgtggcttagcagttaagtgcgcatgctcccctactggctgcccgggggtttggatccccgcacgcaccggcacaccgcttctctggccatgctgaggccgcgtcccacatacagcaactagaaggatgtgcagctatgacatacaactatctactggggctttggggggaaaaaaaaggaggaggattggcaatagatgttaggtcagagccggtcttcctcagcaaaaagaggaggattagcacggatgttagctcagggctgatcttccccacaataaataaataaataaaataaaataaaatgatgtcaAGAAGAcagaagggggagctctcacatccTATGACTTGGCCAAcccaacagaaagaagaaagacttcctcttcttgcccagcaagagctcagccaatgagagactgacTCAGCCCGTGAAAACCCACCACACTTGgaactcccagtctcctccaatgAGCTCTTTGATTCCAACAGCCCTCCCAacatcctcttcccctctatCAAAGAGTTTCTATTCCCTTTGTTGCTTGGACCTTGCACGTGGCTGACCATGGTTGCAGATCCCAAACTAGAATTCTTTGTtgatcctgaataaactcatttttgctggagaaataactggctgtctatttgtttaaggtcaacctaccagataaggaaactgaggctcccaaAAGATAAAGATCCTTCAATCCCTAACCAGATCATTTGGACTCCAACCTCTGTGCTTCTAAACACCAAATTCCAGTCTCCCTTTGTAGGAACCAGAGACGATCAATCATCCTTGACACATGCCTCACCTTCACCCCTACGtgtatagttgatcctcattattcacgGATTCCAAATTTGTGAATTCACTTACTCGCTAAGATCTATCAATACACCCAAACCAATGATCACAGGGCTTTCGCGGTCattcacagacatgcacagagtggTGAAAAGTTTGAGTCACCTGATGTGCATGAACGTAAGAGAAATCTAAAATAGTAAGGCGTATGAGGAAGCTATTCTGGTTTAAACCTAACTTggtctgaattttattttaaccaGAGCAACCTGATTTATGGCCTGACAAACATacactgtacatctgctttacCTCACTATCCAAAAGCAAAGGATGCTCTCTGACGTCAATACCAGGACTCTTTTGAAGATAAGTTTTTCTTCCTGGAAACCAGGGTCAAGTTGGCCTGCTGTGTACGTGCcaaactacagcaaaatatctccttgtgattttgaaagaatgtatccctgtcatgcttgatgtatgttctttatTGTGAGACATTGTATAATCATGCTGCAAACCACGTTTCTCCGGAACGCTTTCTCCCTTGGTGGAGACTGCCTCCCCAGATCGAGCAAAATTCCCCTTCTGTCTCCTATCTATAggatggttattggttatttgcactGACAGCACGTTCTCAGCTGAGGTTGAAGAAAGCAATGCTTTGCCTTCTCAGTTCAGCTCTCAATCTGCACACAAGTGTCCTTTTAATGCTCAACTTggtgccacttttttttttttgcatttttgtgctttttcttgatgatttcactgttttaaatgcctccccacccccaccccaccgagCATATCTCTGAAGTGCTGTCCAGTGTTCCTAGCACTGAAGTGCTGTCCAGTGTTCCTAAGTGCAGAGGTGTGCCTTGCAGAAAAAGTATATGTTAGACGAGCTTCCTTTATGcttgagttatagtgctgttggctgtgagttcaatgtgAGTCAATCAATGATGTATATTAGACtaagtgtctttaaacagaaatacaaatgaaacaaGGTTATCTATTCATTGGTTGACAGGAACGTGAccagaggcttgcaggaacctgcAACTGTGTTTCCCCTAAGGGCAGTGGTTCGACATTTGCTAACTCAGGGCTggcagtgactttatagaatgtaacTACCGTGACTAATAAGAATCGATTGTGTCACTAAGTTGCATTGATGTTACTGCAAACTCTCTCCAACCCATGCACATCTTTTCATCTCTCCTGGCCCAAGCCATGGCCCTGCCCTTGCCCACATGATCACTACAGTCAACTCCAGCTTGGCCTCCCTTGCTTCCACAGCCCCTGCTCCTTTGTCTTCACCTCCCACCCAACAGCCAGAGGGAGGATATGATCTCAGATAGGATCCTTCCCCTGTTCACCACTGCTCAGGGGCTTGCCATCACACCGGAAGAAGGACCAAGCTCTGTCCCACTGCCTAAAAAGATCCTGCATATTTGGCTCCAGCTGAATCCTCCAATCGCAATCCCTGCTGAGGAACTCCTGTCATCATTGCTCTGTGGTCTCACTGGCCTTCCCCAAAGATCCTGGAATAAGCTCAACTCAGGGACTTTGCCCCCGTGACACCCCTTTTCAGGGATATTTACCCCACTTTTTGCAAAAGTGGCTCCCTCCCATCTTTTAGGATCTTCAGCCAAATGTCAatacctcctctgagaagccctccctgaccacctcaCTGAAAATAGCCTTCTCCCCTAATTCTCTAACACAAAACCCTGTTTATATCCTTTATGGGCTACATTTATTAACACATAGAAATCATCAATCTGCAGTTATTtagtgtatttgtttgttttctgtaaaCCCCCTGAGGGCAGAGTTTATTGCCACTTGGCTGTCCAATAAACAGTTCAAAACAAAGACTCTTGACCTTTCCCTGCAAACCGGTTCCTCCCAGAGTCCCCCCATTTTagtaaatggcaactccatccttccagttgctcagggcAAAGCGTTGGAGTCATCCTCGACTATCCTTTTCTCGCATTCTCCATCTGACATCAGCAGACACTAACAATTCCTTCAAAAAGATCCAGAAtctgacctcttttttttttagaatacaggtttattgttttttttattttcccccaaagccccagtagatagttgtatgtcatagctgcatatccttttagttgctgtatgtgggacgcggcctcagcatggccagacaagcagtgcattggtgcgcgcccgggatccgaacccgggccgccagcaatggagcacccacacttaatcgctacgccacggggccggccccagaatctgACCTCTTAACTCCTCTGATGATATCACCCAGTCCAGGCACCCTCATTTCTGGCCTGGGCTATTGCAATTGCTTCCACACCAACCTCTTCACTGGTCTTCAGACAGACCAGGGagcttcctgcctcagggcctttgcactcgtCATACTCTCCCCTTGGGGTATACTATCTGCTCCGCATATATGCACCTggttccctccctccatccttttggtctttctttaaaTGTCACCATCTCAGTTGAGTCTTCTTCCCAAACCATCCTATTTAAAACAGCagctccaaaaaataaataaataaaaaaaaaataatgaaataaaatagcaaCTCCATCCACTCTCTCCAAACCAATATTCCCTCTCCTTCAACCCTGCTTCATTTTTTTTGCCCTGGCACATATTGCCACCTGACAGtctatttcttttgtgtgtgtgtgtgtgaggaagattagccctgagctaacatctgttgccaatccttccctttttgtgaggaagactggccccgggctaacatctgtgcccatcttcctctactttatatggaacgccaccacagcatagtttgacaagcggtgcgtcggtgcgcgcccaggatctgaacctgtgaacccggggccgccaaagcggagcgagcgcacttaaccactatgccaccgggcagcccGACAGTCTATttccttattcatcttttttatcGCTAGTCTCCCCGAAAAGAATGTAAGCTCTGCAAGGGCGGAAGTTTTTGTTTAATTCACTGTTTACCCCCTGTGTCTGCAGTGGTGACTGGCTCAAGATAGGTaccaacatttgttgaataagtaaACAAAATTGTATTTACCAACACCTAGGAGAGTGCCTGCACATGGTCAGCACCAAATAAATGTCCAccgagaaaaataaatgaatgcaacACTGTTTGGACACTCTGCAAATCTGAGGGGTTGTTATTGATATCCTAAGGTAATATTTTACAGGAAACCATGCAAATAATAATAGCGGTAAGCGCTCGACGTTCATCTTTGTAACAATGCTATGAAGAAATGAGCCCCATCTTGCAGATGAGAAAGCAGAGGTGATGAGTTTTACGACTTATTCAAAGCAGGGACTCCAGTGGCTTGAGCATTTAACCACTGTAGTTTGGGATCGTGGGCAAAGATGAAACGGCACGGAGCATTGAAAAGGGATGTTCATGGAGGAGATAAAAGGACAGAATATTTGGTTGACAATAGGGTCCAGAAAGGGAGACACCTTGGGGTACTGAACCCCATCACTCTAGAGTCTAGAGTGCTGGTGGTCTTTAACGGACATGGGGATTCAGAGACCGAATATTGGCAGAGGCTGGATATTGACAGAACATGGGACGTAGGTAGGGATGGGACACTTGGGAGACCCAGAACTGTGTGAGAATGAACCATTATGAGGATCCAATGTGAGCTGTGATGAATCACTCAGAGGTGCACAGAATGTTGTTGGGGCAGAAGATTTGGAGCATTAGAGAACATTTTCAGGATGAAATGTCACGGGTGTCCAGAACCTTCTTGAGTACAAAACGTAGAAGGATCTAGAATATTggcaatgaataaatatttgaagcgGTATGGGATGTTGTCAAGGAAGGTCCGTTCACAGGACATAGGATATTGTTGAGACGAGCTGATGGAGGTATTTGAGTGTTTCGCAGATAGACCATCCAGATGGCGATCTGGGTTTACGTTGAAACAGTTGGGAGATCTGGAACGTTGTCTGGGTTGGGACACTCAGGAGACTGGGATGTTTCTGGGATGCAACGTCTGGGAGCCCATGATGTTGGCAGTGACTGAGTGCTTTTGAAACATCGAGTGTCAGCTGAGACTGGACATTTTGAGGTCACGGATCACTGGTTCAACTGGAGCActctgagagaggcagagaaggacTGGGCAAACCAAATAGGGAGGGCATGGTGGGAGGAAGGAGGCGGGTAAGTCAACTGACTCTTACTGCAGGCCCTTCGTCCATTTCTGCTTCTGCGTTGCCTGTTGTCGGATTGTTTCTTGGATCCATGAAACATATTGAGAGACTCGGGTGTAGACTCCAGGCCGGTTGGGCTGCCCGCATGGGAAGTCTCCCCAGGAGATGATACCATAGAGGGTTCCGTTACAGACCAGGGGGCCCCCGGAGTCGCCCtgagtcagggagagagagagagaagtggggtCCTCGCTGGGGCTAAACAAAGGCAGACATGGGGACATGTGGGGAGAGAgtgaaagatggagagagatacccatggaggcagagatataaagagacagaggaatatggagagagagtgagagaccaTAACAGAGATACAGGGATGAGAAACAGAGATAAGAAGACAAacacagagggacagagagacaggaagagagaagcagaaagacagagacagacagacacttCTGTGTCTCTCCCTGTTTTCCTGTTCCTCAGTCTTAATAAAGTGGTGACAGCTTACCTCATACACACGTTTTTTGTTCCCTGGCACCAAATCCCACCTTCCACTCCCCGTCCCCCCAGCCCTGCTTTGGATTTATGGTTTCTCCCTGCGGTCTTACTATTGAATTAACCCAACCACATCTGGGTAGAGTATGCAACACACGTGTATGTCCACTTCCCCTGGGCCTGGGGCAAACATTACTAATTGATAAGGTACACATCATTAATTCATTATCATACTCTTTCCCACTGAACCAAAACTCAATCAGTCTAGTGAGAATCATGCTCAAGATGTTTATGTAAACTATAGGAAAAGAGATGTTCTCTCTTTCCGATGGGGTTGCTTAGAGGGTGGGACGTAAGCCCAAAGCTGCCGGGGCCATCTTGCTATCGCATAGGAAGAGCTTAATTGAGAATGAAGccaaaacagaagagagaatagctGAGAGTTAAAGGGGTACAGAGTCCTCAACACATTATTTGTGCACCTGGATCCATCCATGGATGAAGCAAGACACCCGTGGACTTTTCAGTTACAAAAGCCAGTGttttgcttaagccagtttgagttgggtttttgtCAGTTGCAACCAAAAGAATCCCAATCTTTATGCATCTTGACACAAGGATCGGGGCAGCCACTGTCAATCAAAGCCCAGGCTTAACATGAATTATCTTTGCCAGCCATGAGTACTCCCTTTTCATCTTGATCTTCTATGCTAGGGAACATCTCACCTTACAAAGACTCGTTCCCCCAAGGCTGGAAGCAAAAATCTTTTCCCCCAAGCACGTTTTCACACTTCCATTCTGGCTTCCCATCCTGGCCCGTGGCAACCCACCACCCCTTTGGCCTCACCTCACAGGAGTCTTTGCCACCCTCTTTTGCGCCGGCACACAGCATGTTGGGTGTGATCTTCCCTGGGTAAACTTGACGACACTCCTCATCTGAGCGTAGCTGGATGTTGGCACATTGCAGGGTTTGAGGGAAACtcactggggaggagggagaggaaggtctAAGCACATCTGCTCAGGTAGGCTATGGGGTGGGATTTGAATGGACAGAGAGTTGGTAGAAAAATGGGGGAAGAGATGGGATATGTAAATGGGGGAAGTGATGGAAGAGACAGTAATGTGGAAATGGGGGGAGAGGTGGAAGGAAAGATGAGGAGAAAAGTGGAGGGAAAGATGGAGAGGGATGGGGCAGGTAACTGGGAGGGAAGAGAGATAAATGGGGAGGTAGATGAGGAGAGAGGTGGAGCGAGTgatggggaaagagaaagagctgGAAGAAATAGGAAGACAGAGACGGTGAGAGATAGAGAAGTGGAGATGGGGAAAACACgaggaggatggagagagatGTGGGAGGGTAGGACAGAGCCGTGGTTAGAGAGACGGGGCGTGTTGGGAGACAGATATGGAAACGAGACTGGGAGACAGCTAGAGACTACTATGGAGATGCAAAGAGCGCTTGTTGCTATAGAGACCAACTTTATCTTCGTATATAATTTATACAagggatatatttatttatattttattatatttaataaacatacttatcaataaattaaatttactttctaaattataaatatttatatttaaatatatttagagtGTATATAACATCTTCTTTataagtatatttaaataaatacacaaatagatcatctataatttagaaaaatctaatttatataatataatttgcATATTTATCCACAGGTctataattatgtatatttatataaatatatcatgtatatatattatatagtacatttttacatatttatatatttttacatattttataaatttatacatttatctaaagaacatatataactatatattatgcataatatataaaacatatataactttatatatttaaataaaggatATAACTATACATTATGTatgatatataacatatatagctttatatttataaatttatatttttatatttatttaggagatatatctttattttttttattttttaaaatttttatttatttattttccccccaaagccccagtggatagttgtatgtcatagctgcacatccttctagttgccgtacgtgggacgcggcctcagcatggccagagaagcagtgcatcggtgagcgcccgggatccgaacccgggccgccagtagcggagggcacacacttaaccgctaagccacggggcgggccctgagatatatctttacatattatatacatatcacatatataatatataactatatatacttatatttttatatataaagaatcCTCCTCCAATCTACCCTCCCATCTCTGCCCATTCTCTGTGAGACCTCAGGCCACTTGTGTGGTTTCATACCCTGGGGGCTGGTGGTGGTGCCCCAGCCAGACACCCGACAGCAGGTGCCGGGGGGGAGGCCGTCATTGTGGGAGAGGGGCAGGACGCGGATGTGACTCGTGAGATTGACTGGTGACTGCAGCTCCAGAAGCATGATGTCGTGGTCATGGTTCAGGTGGGTGGGGCTGATCTGGTATCGAGGGTGGGGGATAGAATGGACTACCTCCCTCACTTGCTCTCCAGCCTCCACATGCCCCAGAGCATGCTTGCCCAGATAAACTCTGTACTTGCTGTGGGTATAGGAAAGTGGTGGTTAGAGGAGAGGATGAGCCCATCTCTATCCCCATCCCAGCTCCAGCCTCTTCCACATCCCACCTTCCTCATCTCCAAACACATCTCCTTCCACATCCTCAACTCCAATCCCATCCAAATCCTCTACTTTGACTCCATTTTTACACCCAACTCTCGTATCTCCACCCCAAATCTCATTCTCACTCTCGTATCCACccaaccctaactccaacctcaTCTTCAAATCCAAACCCACCCCACCCAGCACCCCACTCCCACTCTTATCCACGTCCCACGCTTCCCTGGCCCCCACATACTCCTTGAGACAGTGTGCGGCAGTCAGGACCCATTTGGGGTGGACCAGGACTCCTCCACAGAGCAGCCGCCCTCGCACTAGTAGGGCTGCCTGCCAGGGCTGAGAATGGGGGAGGCAGGTGTAGCCACCAGGGAGAAACCCACTGGTCCCATTGGTGTTGTTGAGAATCTTGGGAAACTCTTGAGAGATGCCTGGTGAAGAAGAGAAATGTTAGAGAATTGGGTCCAGGGAGAAGAGGCCTGGCATTGTGGAT
This genomic window from Diceros bicornis minor isolate mBicDic1 chromosome 34, mDicBic1.mat.cur, whole genome shotgun sequence contains:
- the KLK13 gene encoding kallikrein-13 isoform X1; protein product: MWPLAAMTAFLTVTLSGGISQEFPKILNNTNGTSGFLPGGYTCLPHSQPWQAALLVRGRLLCGGVLVHPKWVLTAAHCLKDKYRVYLGKHALGHVEAGEQVREVVHSIPHPRYQISPTHLNHDHDIMLLELQSPVNLTSHIRVLPLSHNDGLPPGTCCRVSGWGTTTSPQVSFPQTLQCANIQLRSDEECRQVYPGKITPNMLCAGAKEGGKDSCEVPTGPTAQSCWEDRMKDWHLKALHTATSQSMEKQHDIVKNLVSEARLPEFESQLCHLFKRTTYSLSPCLSFPMIYLLF
- the KLK13 gene encoding kallikrein-13 isoform X2, producing the protein MWPLAAMTAFLTVTLSGGISQEFPKILNNTNGTSGFLPGGYTCLPHSQPWQAALLVRGRLLCGGVLVHPKWVLTAAHCLKDKYRVYLGKHALGHVEAGEQVREVVHSIPHPRYQISPTHLNHDHDIMLLELQSPVNLTSHIRVLPLSHNDGLPPGTCCRVSGWGTTTSPQVSFPQTLQCANIQLRSDEECRQVYPGKITPNMLCAGAKEGGKDSCEGDSGGPLVCNGTLYGIISWGDFPCGQPNRPGVYTRVSQYVSWIQETIRQQATQKQKWTKGLQ